A section of the Rhizomicrobium sp. genome encodes:
- a CDS encoding glutathione S-transferase family protein gives MLELYHAEPASNSLKVLICLKEKGLDFVSHLMDIQAFEQHEPAFLKINPDGQVPVLVHDGTVVTESTVINEYLDQVFPSPPLRPESAIEAARMRAFTKYVDEYFRPALSQIGWQLMIHAITDKLSPEDFEARLARIPREEKREKWRTAAAQGYTPEQMAAWRRTLAEGIGKAEAALRTSPWLAGPHYSLADIAMFAMAAHMPARFSDIMSDTVSPRFTEWHARMNARPAVIAALAMPTPVRGR, from the coding sequence ATGCTGGAGCTTTATCACGCCGAACCCGCGTCCAACAGTTTGAAGGTCCTCATCTGCCTGAAGGAGAAGGGCCTCGATTTCGTCAGCCACCTGATGGACATCCAGGCCTTCGAACAGCATGAGCCGGCGTTCCTCAAGATCAATCCCGACGGCCAGGTGCCGGTGCTGGTGCATGACGGAACGGTGGTCACCGAATCGACGGTGATCAACGAATATCTCGATCAGGTTTTCCCATCGCCGCCGCTGCGGCCCGAGAGCGCCATCGAAGCGGCGCGCATGCGCGCCTTCACCAAATATGTCGACGAGTATTTCCGCCCCGCCCTCAGCCAGATCGGCTGGCAGCTCATGATCCACGCCATCACCGACAAGCTCAGCCCCGAAGACTTCGAGGCCAGGCTCGCCCGCATCCCGCGCGAGGAGAAGCGCGAGAAGTGGCGCACCGCCGCGGCGCAGGGCTACACGCCGGAACAGATGGCGGCCTGGCGGCGCACGCTGGCGGAGGGCATCGGCAAGGCCGAAGCGGCGCTGAGGACGTCGCCCTGGCTCGCCGGTCCGCATTATTCGCTCGCCGACATCGCGATGTTTGCCATGGCCGCTCACATGCCGGCGCGTTTTTCCGACATTATGAGCGACACGGTGTCGCCCCGTTTCACGGAATGGCACGCGCGCATGAACGCGCGTCCCGCCGTGATCGCCGCGCTCGCGATGCCGACGCCGGTGCGTGGACGTTAA
- a CDS encoding MFS transporter, which translates to MTEDVRALVREGAMTRFQIVAVAVCMAINALDGFDVLSIAFTGPQIAKEWLLPPTELGLLFSSGLAGMMVGSLVLSPFADILGRRIVVLGGLAMITVGMLFSGLAHSLTELALLRVFTGLGLGALFSSINTIVTEYASDKRKSLAISIMAVGYPIGATIGGTIAVFLIAYHGWRSVFFFGASISALLIPIAFITLPESLEFLLARRPRNALARLNLLLRRMGHPALAVLPQVATVEAESVFAVFDRAFLSRTVLIVSAYFLAMLPFYFMLNWTPKVLVDQGLSVSTGISGAVVMNGVGVFGGLLFGIIANLVGLRQLTSISMVLFFVAIAGFGAVGTNLTLLLILAAAVGFFMISMISGLYAIVGVMYPVRVRNTGTGLVLGIGRLGAVTGPYLGGMMIAAGWSRPVYCAVLAAPLLLSAILVRRVPLLTDPS; encoded by the coding sequence ATGACCGAGGATGTGCGCGCGCTGGTGCGCGAAGGGGCGATGACCCGTTTTCAGATCGTCGCCGTGGCGGTGTGCATGGCGATCAACGCACTCGACGGTTTCGACGTGCTGTCCATCGCCTTCACCGGCCCGCAGATCGCCAAGGAATGGCTGCTGCCGCCGACCGAGCTCGGCCTGCTCTTCAGTTCGGGCCTCGCCGGCATGATGGTCGGATCGCTCGTCCTGTCGCCCTTCGCCGACATCCTCGGCCGGCGCATCGTCGTGCTGGGCGGCCTCGCCATGATCACGGTCGGCATGCTGTTCTCCGGGCTGGCGCATAGCCTCACGGAGCTGGCGCTGCTGCGCGTCTTCACCGGGCTCGGCCTCGGCGCGCTGTTCTCCAGCATCAACACCATCGTGACGGAATACGCTTCCGACAAGCGCAAGAGCCTGGCGATCTCCATCATGGCGGTCGGCTATCCTATCGGCGCCACCATCGGCGGCACCATCGCGGTGTTCCTCATCGCCTATCACGGCTGGCGTTCGGTGTTCTTCTTCGGCGCGTCGATCTCCGCTTTGCTCATCCCCATCGCCTTCATCACGCTGCCGGAATCGCTCGAATTCCTGCTCGCCCGGCGGCCGCGCAACGCGCTGGCCCGGCTCAATCTCCTGCTGCGCCGGATGGGGCATCCCGCGCTGGCCGTCTTGCCGCAAGTCGCGACGGTCGAGGCCGAAAGCGTGTTCGCGGTGTTCGATCGCGCCTTCCTCTCGCGCACGGTTCTGATCGTCTCGGCCTATTTCCTCGCCATGCTGCCGTTCTATTTCATGCTGAACTGGACGCCGAAGGTGCTGGTCGACCAGGGCCTGTCGGTCTCGACCGGAATCTCCGGCGCGGTGGTGATGAACGGCGTCGGCGTCTTCGGCGGGCTGTTGTTCGGCATCATCGCCAACCTGGTCGGGCTGCGGCAGCTCACCTCGATCAGCATGGTGCTGTTCTTCGTCGCCATCGCCGGCTTCGGCGCGGTGGGCACGAACCTGACTCTGCTGCTGATCCTGGCGGCGGCGGTCGGCTTCTTCATGATCTCGATGATCAGCGGCCTCTACGCCATCGTCGGCGTGATGTATCCGGTGCGGGTGCGCAACACCGGCACCGGCCTGGTGCTCGGCATCGGCAGGCTCGGCGCGGTGACCGGGCCCTATCTCGGCGGCATGATGATCGCCGCGGGATGGTCGCGGCCGGTCTATTGTGCCGTGCTGGCCGCGCCGCTGCTGCTGTCGGCGATCCTCGTCCGCCGCGTACCGCTGCTCACAGACCCATCCTAG
- the hpnK gene encoding hopanoid biosynthesis-associated protein HpnK produces MLKALIVTADDFGAAAQVNDAVEEAHANGILTAASLMVSAPAAGDAVQRARALPRLRVGLHVVLVEGRPTLPASAVPDLVDASGNFRGDMAASAANMFFRPKVRRQLLAEIEAQFDAFRATGLALDHVNTHKHFHLHPTIASAILRAGKAHGLRAMRVPLEPNAVLRKADPKAKLPSALATAPWAMLARARLRAAGMRVPDQVFGLAWSGAMTPARVLGLIENLPEGLSELYLHPATGPYPGSAPGYRYADELAALVAPRVVAAFRNAGIAKGGFADF; encoded by the coding sequence ATCCTGAAGGCTCTCATCGTCACGGCCGACGATTTCGGCGCCGCCGCCCAGGTCAACGACGCGGTCGAGGAGGCGCATGCCAACGGCATCCTCACCGCCGCGAGCCTGATGGTCTCGGCGCCGGCGGCCGGCGACGCGGTCCAGCGGGCGCGGGCGTTGCCGCGGCTGCGCGTCGGGCTGCATGTCGTCCTGGTCGAAGGCCGGCCGACGCTGCCGGCCTCGGCGGTGCCCGACCTGGTCGACGCGTCGGGAAATTTCCGCGGCGACATGGCCGCATCGGCCGCGAACATGTTCTTCCGCCCGAAAGTCCGTCGCCAGCTCCTGGCCGAGATCGAGGCGCAGTTCGATGCGTTCCGCGCAACCGGGCTCGCCCTCGACCACGTCAACACACACAAGCATTTCCATCTGCATCCGACGATCGCCTCGGCGATCCTGCGCGCCGGCAAGGCCCATGGCCTGCGCGCGATGCGCGTGCCGCTGGAGCCCAACGCCGTGCTGCGCAAGGCCGATCCGAAAGCGAAGCTGCCTTCGGCGCTCGCCACCGCGCCCTGGGCGATGCTGGCGCGGGCGCGGCTGCGCGCGGCGGGGATGCGCGTGCCGGATCAGGTGTTCGGGCTTGCCTGGTCCGGCGCGATGACGCCGGCGCGGGTGCTGGGGCTGATCGAGAACCTGCCCGAAGGCCTGAGCGAGCTTTATCTGCATCCCGCGACAGGACCCTATCCCGGCTCGGCGCCCGGCTATCGCTATGCCGACGAACTGGCAGCGCTGGTCGCGCCGCGCGTGGTCGCGGCGTTCCGCAATGCCGGCATCGCGAAGGGCGGCTTCGCGGATTTCTAG
- the hpnJ gene encoding hopanoid biosynthesis associated radical SAM protein HpnJ, whose protein sequence is MKALFLQAPSFDGYDGGAGARYQMKREVKSFWFPTWLAQAAAMVPGSKLIDAPPHNLSFKDIEEDLKTHELIVIHTSTPSFKSDCKTATMIRAINPTAKIGFIGAKVAVEPVESMEACAALDFVARNEYDFTIQELAEGADWSTITGLTYRDADRKIVSNPEREILVDMDKLPSVLPLYKQLDVKQYFGGYLLHPYMSWYTGRGCKSRCTFCLWPQTIGGHKYRFMSIDRVVQDVKYVKENFPEVKEIFFDDDTLTDNHDRVEQLARALGPLNVVWSCNAKANVPRKTLEVMKANGLRLLLVGYESGNQQILHNIKKGLLVPVAKRFSKDCHELGIVVHGTFILGLPGETRETIQETLAFAKEVNPHTIQVSLAAPYPGTFLYRQAKENGWFASDVDLLTDDGTQIAPLNYPHLGHTEIFDSVEDFYKKFYFRPSKIIEIVKEMLTSRDMLVRRLREGMEFFQFLRNREDMIVS, encoded by the coding sequence ATGAAAGCGCTCTTTCTTCAGGCTCCCTCCTTCGACGGCTATGACGGCGGCGCCGGCGCGCGCTACCAGATGAAGCGCGAGGTGAAGTCGTTCTGGTTCCCGACCTGGCTGGCGCAGGCCGCCGCCATGGTGCCGGGCTCAAAGCTCATCGACGCGCCGCCGCACAACCTGTCCTTCAAGGACATCGAGGAGGACCTGAAGACGCATGAGCTGATCGTGATCCACACGTCAACGCCCAGCTTCAAGTCGGACTGCAAGACGGCGACGATGATCCGCGCCATCAATCCCACCGCCAAGATCGGTTTCATCGGCGCCAAGGTCGCGGTCGAGCCGGTCGAGAGCATGGAAGCCTGCGCCGCGCTCGATTTCGTCGCGCGCAACGAATACGACTTCACGATCCAGGAGCTGGCCGAAGGCGCCGACTGGTCCACCATCACGGGCCTCACCTACCGCGACGCCGACCGCAAGATCGTCTCCAATCCGGAGCGCGAGATCCTGGTCGACATGGACAAGCTGCCGTCGGTGCTGCCGCTCTACAAGCAGCTCGACGTGAAGCAGTATTTCGGCGGCTACCTGCTGCATCCCTACATGTCGTGGTACACCGGGCGCGGCTGCAAATCGCGCTGCACCTTCTGCCTGTGGCCGCAGACCATCGGCGGGCACAAATATCGCTTCATGTCGATCGACCGCGTGGTCCAGGACGTGAAGTACGTCAAGGAGAACTTCCCCGAGGTGAAGGAGATATTCTTCGACGACGACACCCTGACCGACAACCACGACCGCGTGGAGCAGCTCGCCCGCGCTCTCGGACCGCTGAACGTGGTGTGGTCGTGCAACGCCAAGGCGAACGTGCCGCGCAAGACGCTGGAGGTGATGAAGGCGAACGGGCTCAGGCTTCTTCTCGTCGGCTACGAATCCGGCAATCAGCAGATCCTGCACAACATCAAGAAGGGCCTGCTCGTTCCCGTCGCCAAGCGCTTCTCCAAGGACTGCCACGAGCTCGGCATCGTGGTGCACGGCACCTTCATCCTCGGTCTGCCGGGCGAGACCCGCGAGACGATCCAGGAGACGCTCGCGTTCGCCAAGGAAGTGAACCCGCACACCATCCAGGTGTCGCTGGCGGCGCCCTATCCGGGGACGTTCCTCTACCGCCAAGCCAAGGAGAACGGCTGGTTCGCGTCGGACGTCGACCTTCTGACCGACGACGGCACGCAGATCGCGCCCTTGAACTATCCGCATCTCGGCCATACCGAGATCTTCGATTCGGTGGAGGACTTCTACAAGAAGTTCTATTTCCGCCCGTCCAAGATCATCGAGATCGTCAAGGAGATGCTGACCAGCCGCGACATGCTGGTGCGGCGCTTGCGCGAAGGCATGGAGTTCTTCCAGTTCCTGCGCAACCGCGAAGACATGATCGTATCCTGA
- the hpnI gene encoding bacteriohopanetetrol glucosamine biosynthesis glycosyltransferase HpnI has protein sequence MHVVLHSLGWLFVALSLAGALYTLLAASIVGRFAAVRVPSAGEFPAVTLLKPLHFDSVGLEEDLDTFLAQDYPAPIQIVFGVQDAADPAIAVVNHLKARHPGIDIELVIDPRRYGSNAKVCNLINMMEHARHGALVLSDSDIAVPRDYLRRVVGALQQPGIGAVTCPYTGRAGASAWSTLAAMGTSYEFLPNMIFGTWWGVADACLGSTIALRKTTLDLIGGFDAFSNYLADDYEMGRAIRHRGMRVRVLPMAVTHRCTEETLRDLFHHELRWSRTVRILRPVSHLGTIVTFPLPVALAALAVLGIPGIAAVSAALFARFILKRRVEKAFGAASGPYWLLPIRDTLSAAVFMASFFGQKVAWRGTRLKVEPSGAMSQL, from the coding sequence ATGCATGTCGTGTTGCATAGCCTGGGCTGGCTGTTCGTTGCGCTGTCGCTGGCGGGCGCGCTCTACACGCTGCTGGCCGCCAGCATCGTCGGGCGGTTCGCCGCCGTTCGGGTACCTTCGGCCGGCGAATTCCCGGCCGTTACGCTGCTCAAGCCGCTGCATTTCGACTCGGTCGGGCTCGAAGAGGACCTCGATACCTTCCTCGCGCAGGACTATCCCGCGCCGATCCAGATCGTCTTCGGCGTGCAGGACGCGGCCGACCCGGCCATCGCCGTGGTCAATCACCTGAAAGCGCGCCACCCGGGCATCGACATCGAATTGGTGATCGATCCGCGCCGCTACGGCTCCAACGCCAAGGTGTGCAACCTGATCAACATGATGGAGCACGCCAGGCACGGCGCGCTGGTGCTGAGCGACAGCGACATCGCGGTGCCGCGCGACTATCTGCGCCGCGTGGTCGGCGCGCTGCAGCAGCCCGGCATCGGCGCGGTGACCTGTCCCTATACCGGCCGCGCCGGCGCCAGCGCCTGGTCGACGCTGGCGGCGATGGGCACGTCCTACGAATTCCTGCCGAACATGATTTTCGGCACCTGGTGGGGCGTCGCCGATGCCTGCCTCGGCTCGACCATCGCGCTGCGCAAGACCACGCTCGACCTGATCGGCGGCTTCGACGCGTTCTCGAACTACCTGGCGGACGACTATGAGATGGGCCGCGCCATCCGCCATCGCGGGATGCGCGTGCGGGTGCTGCCCATGGCGGTGACGCATCGCTGCACCGAGGAGACGCTGCGCGACCTGTTCCACCACGAGCTGCGCTGGAGCCGCACGGTGCGGATCCTGCGGCCGGTCTCGCATCTGGGAACTATCGTGACTTTTCCGCTACCGGTGGCGCTCGCGGCGCTGGCGGTTCTGGGTATCCCCGGAATCGCCGCGGTCTCGGCGGCTTTGTTCGCCCGTTTTATCCTTAAGCGCCGTGTGGAAAAGGCCTTCGGCGCGGCTTCGGGGCCATACTGGCTGTTGCCGATCCGCGACACCCTCTCTGCGGCTGTTTTCATGGCCTCGTTTTTCGGTCAGAAGGTGGCCTGGCGCGGCACCCGCTTGAAGGTCGAACCTTCCGGTGCCATGTCGCAATTGTAG
- a CDS encoding DUF3307 domain-containing protein — MSQDTALALWALLALQAKHFLCDFVLQTEYQVRTKAIYGHPGGFVHSGLHILGTIPALVILGATLQTAALVLIVEFAIHYHCDWTKAFVDRVYRWGPADQRYWILFGTDQFVHQLTYLGIVYVLIAGVAG; from the coding sequence ATGAGCCAGGACACGGCCCTGGCCTTGTGGGCGCTTCTGGCGCTGCAGGCCAAGCATTTCCTGTGCGATTTCGTGCTGCAGACCGAGTATCAGGTTCGCACCAAGGCGATCTACGGCCATCCCGGCGGCTTCGTCCATTCCGGCCTGCACATCCTGGGAACGATCCCGGCGCTGGTCATCCTGGGCGCGACGCTGCAGACCGCGGCGCTGGTCCTGATCGTGGAATTCGCCATCCACTATCACTGCGACTGGACGAAGGCTTTCGTCGACCGCGTCTATCGCTGGGGGCCGGCGGATCAGCGCTACTGGATCCTGTTCGGCACCGACCAATTCGTGCACCAGCTCACCTATCTCGGCATCGTCTATGTGCTGATCGCGGGCGTGGCGGGATGA
- a CDS encoding mechanosensitive ion channel family protein produces MIFWSVIALVVLLIARFWGVSLLGGQLPPDVIDEIARGLAVAIIVGVTLLLDGLIRHFYWLRYLQRRLNRETPALIQDILTVALFLLGLSLGLWWQEGFSFTGFITASGATAIVLGIALQTAIQDLFSGLAINLDGSYSLGDWLTIYSDQLPEPVYGRVTHMTWRSTFLALDDGRRLMVPNHIATSNAVMNHSRPADAKRLSVDISIDNRMPSDRVIDMLLGEAFKAVRRPGLARTPEPSVIMTKLGDDAMFYDVRFYFFPDQIEPGSAKSIMIAALQDVILQNRMPMPVTQIEIVKEPVIDLVIDENEMRAALEHASLFSKVLDEEQSHELARLCRPVEFARGANLMVQGDAASSMFIILEGAARVSVLGQNNDPREVAVLATGDVVGEMSLMTGAPRNATVTALTRMRALEITKDPVEALLKKSPNLLERFSHVLARREQERAAIAQKTIHVAAVEKDLMARMKTFFSRVLWSETGPHTL; encoded by the coding sequence ATGATCTTCTGGTCCGTCATCGCCCTGGTGGTGCTCCTCATCGCCCGCTTCTGGGGCGTGTCGCTGCTGGGCGGCCAGCTTCCGCCGGACGTGATCGACGAGATCGCGCGCGGCCTCGCCGTCGCCATCATCGTCGGCGTCACGCTCCTGCTCGACGGGCTGATCCGGCATTTCTACTGGCTGCGCTATCTGCAGCGCCGGCTCAATCGCGAGACGCCGGCGCTCATCCAGGACATCCTGACGGTCGCCCTGTTCCTGCTCGGTCTGTCGCTGGGCCTGTGGTGGCAGGAGGGATTCTCCTTCACCGGCTTCATCACCGCGTCCGGCGCGACCGCCATCGTGCTCGGCATCGCGCTGCAGACCGCGATCCAGGACCTGTTCTCCGGCCTCGCGATCAATCTCGACGGTTCCTATTCGCTGGGCGACTGGCTGACGATCTATTCCGACCAGCTTCCCGAGCCGGTTTACGGCCGCGTCACGCACATGACCTGGCGCTCGACCTTCCTGGCGCTGGACGACGGGCGGCGCCTCATGGTCCCCAATCACATCGCGACGAGCAACGCGGTGATGAACCACAGCCGGCCGGCGGACGCCAAGCGCCTGTCGGTCGACATCTCGATCGACAACCGCATGCCCTCGGACCGGGTGATCGACATGCTCCTGGGCGAGGCGTTCAAGGCGGTGCGCCGCCCCGGCCTGGCGCGCACGCCCGAGCCGAGCGTCATCATGACCAAGCTCGGCGACGACGCGATGTTCTACGACGTGCGGTTCTATTTCTTTCCCGACCAGATCGAGCCGGGCTCCGCCAAGTCGATCATGATCGCGGCGCTGCAGGACGTCATCCTGCAGAACCGCATGCCCATGCCGGTCACCCAGATCGAGATCGTGAAGGAGCCGGTCATCGATCTCGTCATCGACGAGAACGAGATGCGTGCCGCGCTGGAGCATGCCAGCCTGTTCAGCAAGGTGCTGGACGAGGAGCAGTCGCACGAGCTCGCGCGGCTGTGCCGCCCGGTGGAGTTCGCGCGCGGCGCGAACCTGATGGTGCAGGGCGACGCCGCCTCGTCGATGTTCATCATCCTGGAGGGCGCGGCGCGGGTCAGCGTGCTCGGCCAGAACAACGATCCGCGCGAGGTCGCGGTGCTGGCGACCGGCGACGTGGTCGGTGAGATGTCGCTGATGACGGGCGCGCCGCGCAACGCGACGGTGACGGCGCTGACCCGGATGCGGGCGCTGGAGATCACCAAGGACCCGGTAGAAGCACTGCTCAAGAAGTCGCCGAACCTGCTGGAACGCTTCAGCCATGTGCTGGCGCGGCGCGAGCAGGAGCGCGCGGCGATCGCGCAGAAGACCATCCATGTGGCGGCCGTCGAGAAGGACCTGATGGCCCGGATGAAGACCTTCTTCAGCCGCGTGCTGTGGTCCGAGACGGGACCGCACACCCTTTGA
- a CDS encoding adenylate/guanylate cyclase domain-containing protein, which translates to MNARFQRLRALARNKKAVNAFTAAASAILVALLAAFMVGNISFLTSADRFVQDWQIAFQSPPEPQDPNILILAVDEGVMQHFPYRSPMNRGFLAELLTALDARHPRAIVLDYLFDQPTETDKDDALRAALRRIKTPIVVSYFEAGTKVSDAQTAYMNAFLPPRVRALPNLGTDQTDTARWIEPGGRTSSGEYLLSVQRRAAQLVGVETPDREVPIVWRAPPGKNQPVFSEIPACVGAACIPAPKILPAAMFASRVVLIGSNLSLVDQHRTPFATDPTDTRATMPGIQILAYGIAQFLEHRDPPQLSWWQDFLITLALAGVGAALGLLDLSLWLRGGAVALLIAALWYVGVFVLYEKAGVLIGLIAPTLSLAASFAVVDSITGLAARRQRAFIHNTFSLYLAPELVQELEDDPSKLKLGGERREVSLLFSDIQGFTTMSEGLDSQQVGRLLNDYLDGMTAAIKTHQGYVDKFIGDAVFAIFNAPVDIDEHAAKCVRCMLEMDDFTERFRAKVNAENVPLGITRIGVHTGTPSVGNFGSRDKFSYTASGDAVNAASRLEGLNKTFGTRLCVSGATRMLCEGIAFRPIGSVILKGKTEALDVWEPLHDGAYSEGYLGRYQRAYDAAHEGHADALSLFAALVQERPDDPLAHFYRERLAQGETGIKIKMTEK; encoded by the coding sequence ATGAATGCCCGGTTCCAGCGCCTGAGGGCGCTTGCCCGCAACAAGAAAGCCGTCAACGCCTTCACCGCGGCCGCCAGCGCGATCCTGGTCGCGTTGCTGGCGGCCTTCATGGTGGGCAACATCTCGTTCCTGACCAGCGCCGACCGCTTCGTGCAGGACTGGCAGATCGCCTTCCAGTCGCCGCCCGAGCCGCAGGATCCCAACATCCTCATCCTGGCGGTGGACGAGGGCGTGATGCAGCACTTTCCCTACCGCTCGCCGATGAATCGCGGCTTCCTCGCCGAACTGCTGACGGCGCTCGACGCCAGGCATCCCCGCGCCATCGTGCTCGACTATCTGTTCGACCAGCCGACGGAGACGGACAAGGACGACGCGCTGCGCGCCGCGCTGCGCCGCATCAAGACGCCCATCGTCGTCAGCTATTTCGAAGCCGGGACCAAGGTGAGCGACGCGCAGACCGCGTACATGAACGCGTTCCTGCCGCCCAGGGTCCGCGCCCTGCCGAACCTCGGCACCGACCAGACCGACACCGCGCGCTGGATCGAGCCGGGCGGCAGGACCTCGTCGGGCGAATACCTGCTGAGCGTGCAGCGCCGCGCGGCGCAGCTCGTCGGGGTCGAAACGCCGGACAGGGAGGTGCCGATCGTCTGGCGCGCGCCGCCGGGCAAGAACCAGCCGGTGTTCTCGGAAATTCCCGCCTGCGTCGGAGCCGCCTGCATTCCGGCGCCCAAGATCCTGCCGGCCGCGATGTTCGCCAGCCGGGTCGTGCTGATCGGCTCCAATCTGAGCCTGGTGGACCAGCACCGCACGCCCTTCGCCACCGATCCCACCGACACCCGCGCCACCATGCCGGGCATCCAGATCCTCGCCTACGGCATCGCGCAGTTCCTCGAGCATCGCGATCCGCCGCAATTGTCCTGGTGGCAGGATTTCCTCATCACGCTTGCCCTGGCCGGCGTCGGGGCGGCGCTCGGGCTGCTCGACCTGTCGCTATGGCTGCGCGGCGGCGCGGTCGCCCTGCTCATCGCCGCGCTCTGGTATGTCGGCGTCTTCGTGCTCTACGAGAAGGCGGGCGTGCTGATCGGGCTGATCGCGCCGACGCTGTCGCTGGCGGCGTCCTTCGCGGTGGTCGATTCGATCACCGGCCTGGCGGCGCGGCGCCAGCGCGCCTTCATCCACAACACCTTTTCGCTCTACCTGGCGCCCGAACTGGTGCAGGAACTGGAGGACGATCCCTCCAAGCTGAAGCTGGGCGGCGAGCGCCGCGAGGTCAGCCTTCTGTTCAGCGACATCCAGGGCTTCACCACGATGTCGGAGGGCCTCGATTCGCAGCAGGTCGGGCGCCTGCTCAACGACTATCTCGACGGCATGACGGCGGCGATCAAGACGCATCAGGGCTATGTCGACAAGTTCATCGGCGACGCGGTGTTCGCGATCTTCAACGCCCCGGTCGACATCGACGAACACGCCGCGAAATGCGTCCGCTGCATGCTGGAGATGGACGATTTCACCGAGCGTTTCCGCGCGAAGGTGAACGCGGAGAACGTTCCGCTCGGCATCACGCGGATCGGCGTCCATACCGGCACGCCGTCGGTCGGCAATTTCGGCTCGCGCGACAAGTTCAGCTACACCGCGTCCGGCGACGCGGTGAACGCCGCCTCGCGGCTGGAGGGCCTCAACAAGACCTTCGGCACGCGGCTCTGTGTCAGCGGCGCCACCCGTATGCTATGTGAGGGAATCGCGTTCCGCCCGATCGGATCGGTCATCCTCAAGGGCAAGACGGAGGCGCTCGACGTGTGGGAACCGTTGCACGATGGCGCGTATAGCGAGGGCTATCTCGGCCGCTACCAGCGCGCCTATGACGCGGCGCACGAGGGCCATGCCGACGCGCTGTCCCTGTTCGCCGCGCTTGTCCAGGAGCGGCCCGACGATCCGCTGGCGCATTTCTATCGCGAGCGGCTGGCGCAGGGCGAGACCGGCATCAAGATCAAGATGACCGAAAAATGA